In Zingiber officinale cultivar Zhangliang chromosome 8B, Zo_v1.1, whole genome shotgun sequence, a single genomic region encodes these proteins:
- the LOC122016934 gene encoding 14 kDa proline-rich protein DC2.15-like — protein sequence MAGLKCSASLALFLALSLVSFSLIAACTDNCDIKVPPPPPAVGTCPMDTLKLGVCTDVLEGLLNVTLGKQPGMPCCGLLRRLVDLEAAVCLCTALRANVLGIRHNLPVSLSLLLNYCGKKVPAGFICK from the coding sequence ATGGCAGGTCTCAAGTGCTCTGCTTCGCTTGCTCTGTTCCTCGCCCTGAGCCTTGTCTCCTTCAGCCTTATTGCTGCGTGCACCGACAACTGCGACATCAAGGTGCCTCCGCCGCCTCCGGCAGTGGGGACATGCCCGATGGACACCCTCAAGCTGGGGGTCTGCACCGACGTGCTCGAGGGCTTGCTGAATGTGACGCTGGGGAAGCAGCCGGGGATGCCGTGCTGCGGGTTGCTGAGGAGGCTGGTGGACCTGGAGGCGGCGGTCTGCCTGTGCACTGCGCTGAGGGCAAATGTGCTGGGGATCCGGCATAACCTGCCGGTCAGCCTTAGCTTGCTTCTCAACTACTGCGGCAAGAAGGTGCCCGCCGGCTTCATTTGCAAGTGA